From Ruminococcus sp. HUN007, a single genomic window includes:
- a CDS encoding dockerin type I repeat-containing protein — MRKFTKEISMLIASVTAGTMACASVNAVTQADPGNCGGDTICENQPIQLSGQVTMPDVTKTEPEVLQRTAGVAVMHPEETEAVTKMPASPGFMMPDDTETPEITDDPVPVTTSEEMFRTAGDMMPPDYTETEETYPVAGGFPVPDFSDTEEELIPEAGEAMPPEFTTPAVTTVPEELLPEAGVAMPPDITTPAVTTVQENLIPTAGVAMRPDGDLDGNGKVDVTDLTELSLYLVGDRELDRYQLDMADMNYDGKTDIVDLATLKQKIAKKDTNSK; from the coding sequence ATGAGAAAGTTTACTAAAGAAATATCGATGCTCATAGCCTCAGTAACAGCGGGAACGATGGCGTGTGCATCAGTAAATGCAGTTACGCAGGCAGATCCCGGAAACTGCGGCGGAGATACTATATGTGAGAACCAGCCGATACAGTTGTCCGGACAGGTGACTATGCCGGATGTTACGAAAACTGAACCGGAGGTACTGCAGAGAACCGCAGGTGTGGCTGTAATGCACCCTGAGGAAACGGAGGCGGTTACAAAAATGCCTGCAAGTCCGGGCTTTATGATGCCGGATGATACTGAAACTCCTGAGATCACAGATGATCCGGTGCCGGTTACAACAAGCGAAGAAATGTTCAGAACGGCCGGTGACATGATGCCGCCTGACTATACTGAGACAGAGGAGACATATCCGGTGGCAGGAGGATTCCCGGTTCCTGATTTCAGCGACACCGAAGAAGAACTCATTCCTGAAGCCGGAGAAGCAATGCCGCCTGAATTTACCACACCGGCAGTGACAACGGTACCGGAAGAGCTGCTCCCTGAAGCAGGAGTAGCGATGCCGCCTGATATCACAACTCCGGCAGTGACGACCGTGCAGGAAAATCTGATCCCGACCGCAGGCGTTGCAATGAGACCTGACGGTGACCTTGACGGAAACGGCAAAGTGGATGTAACAGATCTTACTGAACTTTCGCTTTATCTTGTGGGTGACAGGGAACTTGATCGGTATCAGCTTGATATGGCGGATATGAACTATGACGGAAAAACGGATATCGTCGATCTTGCAACACTTAAACAGAAAATTGCGAAAAAGGACACGAACAGCAAGTGA
- a CDS encoding radical SAM protein: MEYTISITNRCNLHCSYCYERHLNTEFGCISDETAEKIIDFINRRHDAGTVYLFGGEPLLYSDRVKQFIERIDDGREYVITTNGTLLDEDFVKWCFEESGKNVRINMSHDGKTCADRGADPDLLDEKVKMLLKYQEDTLIQLVYTEQTLPDLYDNVLHLQGLGVKNVSAALDGFASPADPDSFGDLMREQWDKLAHLRGVSMHELTAKRKFIKENIRPKCEICKKKVYINWDGNFYPCIQFQNLSGFRCGDVNTGILTKEAEKAHPDYSVMSARCEGCEIREYCRNSCACRKMGTTGTLTDISEAACMEEQVHILTALEQIAESQRRKKKTEEKPVKQSGKSVT; the protein is encoded by the coding sequence CTGGAATACACTATCAGCATAACGAACCGGTGCAATCTGCACTGCAGTTACTGCTATGAAAGGCACCTGAACACGGAGTTCGGCTGTATAAGTGATGAAACTGCTGAAAAGATCATTGATTTTATCAACAGGCGTCACGATGCCGGAACGGTCTATCTTTTCGGCGGCGAACCTCTTCTTTACAGTGACAGGGTGAAACAGTTCATTGAAAGAATAGATGACGGCAGGGAATACGTCATCACGACGAACGGCACTCTTCTCGATGAAGATTTCGTTAAATGGTGCTTTGAAGAGAGCGGGAAAAATGTCCGTATAAATATGTCCCATGACGGAAAAACCTGTGCTGACCGCGGTGCCGATCCTGATCTGCTTGATGAGAAAGTGAAGATGCTGCTTAAGTATCAGGAGGACACGCTCATTCAGCTCGTCTACACCGAACAGACGCTGCCGGATCTTTATGACAACGTTCTGCATCTGCAGGGGCTTGGCGTAAAGAACGTGTCTGCAGCGCTTGACGGGTTTGCTTCACCGGCCGATCCTGACAGTTTCGGTGATCTCATGCGTGAACAGTGGGATAAACTCGCACATCTGCGTGGTGTATCAATGCACGAACTCACCGCCAAACGCAAGTTTATCAAGGAGAACATCAGACCGAAGTGTGAAATATGTAAAAAGAAGGTCTACATCAACTGGGATGGGAACTTTTATCCGTGCATACAGTTCCAGAACCTGAGCGGATTCCGCTGCGGTGACGTGAACACCGGCATACTGACAAAGGAAGCTGAAAAGGCGCATCCGGATTATTCGGTGATGTCGGCGAGATGTGAAGGCTGCGAGATACGTGAATACTGCCGCAATTCATGCGCATGCAGGAAGATGGGCACTACCGGAACGCTGACCGATATTTCTGAGGCGGCGTGCATGGAGGAACAGGTGCACATTCTTACTGCGCTCGAGCAGATAGCGGAATCGCAGCGGCGAAAGAAGAAAACTGAAGAAAAGCCGGTAAAGCAGTCCGGCAAATCTGTAACTTAA
- the ychF gene encoding redox-regulated ATPase YchF yields MKLGMVGLPNVGKSTLFNALTNAGAESANYPFCTIDKNIGIVSVPDERLDALAKMYNPDKFTPATLEFVDIAGLVKGASKGEGLGNKFLADIREVDAIVHVVRCFESMDIIHVDGSIDPARDIETINLELIFSDVEMVDRRIDKAKKMVKADKKYQAEVDFFEGLKKHLEDGKPARSYEATEDEEEMLKTCPLLSLKPVIYAANLSEDDFRNNIDTNEHYKAVCRIAEEEKAAIFPICAQIEAEISDMDDEDKAMFLSDLGLETSGLNRIIKEGYSLLGLISFLTAGQPEVRAWTIKKGTKAPQAAGKIHTDFEKGFIRAEVVAFDDLMACGSMAAAKEKGLVRLEGKEYVMNDGDIVLFRFNV; encoded by the coding sequence ATGAAATTAGGCATGGTCGGACTTCCTAACGTAGGAAAAAGTACACTGTTCAATGCACTTACAAATGCCGGTGCAGAATCTGCAAACTATCCGTTCTGCACTATCGATAAAAATATAGGCATCGTTTCCGTTCCTGACGAGCGTCTCGATGCTCTCGCAAAAATGTACAATCCTGACAAGTTCACACCGGCAACTCTCGAATTCGTTGACATCGCCGGTCTCGTAAAGGGCGCTTCAAAGGGTGAAGGTCTCGGAAACAAGTTCCTCGCAGACATCCGTGAAGTTGATGCTATCGTACACGTTGTAAGATGCTTTGAAAGCATGGACATCATCCACGTTGACGGCTCAATAGATCCGGCCCGTGACATAGAGACCATCAACCTTGAACTTATCTTCTCTGACGTCGAAATGGTAGACAGAAGAATTGACAAGGCAAAGAAAATGGTAAAGGCAGACAAGAAGTACCAGGCAGAAGTTGATTTCTTCGAAGGTCTCAAAAAGCATCTCGAAGACGGCAAGCCGGCACGTTCCTACGAAGCAACTGAAGACGAGGAAGAAATGCTTAAGACATGCCCTCTCCTCTCACTCAAGCCGGTCATCTACGCTGCAAACTTAAGTGAAGATGACTTCAGAAACAACATCGACACAAACGAACACTACAAAGCAGTATGCAGAATAGCTGAAGAAGAAAAAGCAGCTATTTTCCCGATCTGCGCTCAGATAGAAGCAGAGATTTCAGATATGGACGACGAAGACAAGGCAATGTTCCTCAGTGACCTCGGCCTTGAAACATCCGGTCTCAACCGTATAATCAAGGAAGGCTACTCACTTCTCGGCCTCATCTCATTCCTGACAGCAGGCCAGCCGGAAGTTCGTGCATGGACTATCAAAAAGGGTACAAAGGCTCCTCAGGCAGCCGGCAAGATCCACACAGACTTCGAAAAAGGCTTTATCCGTGCTGAAGTCGTTGCATTCGACGACCTCATGGCATGCGGCTCAATGGCAGCAGCCAAGGAAAAGGGCCTCGTAAGACTTGAAGGCAAGGAATACGTTATGAACGACGGCGACATCGTTCTCTTCCGCTTCAACGTTTAA